ATGTGCAGCAAGTAAccaaattaaagaaaataaataaacagacaacACCAAAATCCCCTAAACCCCATCAGTTCCCTGCTCCCTGGTGTAAAAGGGTGGAAATTTCCACCCCTTCTTTGCCGATTATTCGGTCCACTTTCAGCTTGATGTATACCCTCTGgaattaaaaactattttaagtGAATATTATTGTTAATAACAGTGAAATGTGGACTATTATTgctaaatgataataaatgattATTACTAAATGATAATAAACACAATTGTATGTATTATCGTATTAGattgttaaattattatttttctttgcagaCTCTTTAATGAATAGTTCAGATGTAAATACCACAGATATAATAGCTCCAAAAAGCCACTTACATCTTCAGCTACAGGagtctgttaattgcatccatgcactGAGTAAAAGAACATCTACAAGTAATCATATCCAAACCCAGACTAAATCTTCCCAAAAAGACATGGAATATAGCAAAAAAATAGCCAACTTGACTTCAGATCCCATCGTCCAGCAGAAGCCTACTCCTAATATGCAGCTGTCCAGAACATCTTTCCAAGCAGGGCTGAAAAACAGCAAAGCTCCTAATATCCACGGCATTTCAAAATCATCTATTTTTCGGGAACTGGAGGTTTCTATACAAATTCCcccagagaagagaaaggaacAAGAGGCCTTGAAAAGGAAAGCACAGAAGGAGCGGGAGGAACCCGCTATATATCCAAGCAAGAGAGGGCCACAAATCCTAAATCAGAGGATTATTGATCAACAGATTGTTGTCGGTTATACTTTCTACAGTAAGACAAGATACAACTCAATGGAGGTTTTAAATGAAGACCTGGGAGCAGTGTAGATAGAAACAATGGACAAAATAGATGGAAGCAGTGGTTACAAGAAGCAGTGAGGAGTTATGTAATTAGAAGTCGCAGtaaaaaaaatcag
The Mixophyes fleayi isolate aMixFle1 chromosome 1, aMixFle1.hap1, whole genome shotgun sequence DNA segment above includes these coding regions:
- the C1H2orf78 gene encoding uncharacterized protein C2orf78 homolog — encoded protein: MNSSDVNTTDIIAPKSHLHLQLQESVNCIHALSKRTSTSNHIQTQTKSSQKDMEYSKKIANLTSDPIVQQKPTPNMQLSRTSFQAGLKNSKAPNIHGISKSSIFRELEVSIQIPPEKRKEQEALKRKAQKEREEPAIYPSKRGPQILNQRIIDQQIVVGYTFYSKTRYNSMEVLNEDLGAV